One Rhipicephalus microplus isolate Deutch F79 chromosome 4, USDA_Rmic, whole genome shotgun sequence genomic window carries:
- the LOC142814779 gene encoding uncharacterized protein LOC142814779: protein MDCCAKRITQQPAHVIYWLYLKVFDATFSVLCTMIQRQDILGSFAPCIECSSVFTGLEYEILRNNVSSCENCQRHKRPTSAPHGLLHPVEPPTTPFEQVGINLLGPFPRSSNNNRWIIVCVDHLTRYAETAAIPSSTADGIAAFLLCSVVLRHGPPQVIISDRSRQSIADAVEELLRLCTSQFRHSELGGLGDCTTMQPSNPLTFAMQTTILVFASLQLSNMIGLSSGASSMLVLPGSESEPGSCRLLRTNCSSPPDITSEELLSPEITVLWKAASSSTTASSSIKEHHPLTPLRGLGDCTTMQPSNPLTFAMQTTILVFAGLQLSNMIGLSSGASSMLVLPGSESEPGSCRLLRTNCSSPPDITSEELLSPEITVLWKAASSSTTASSSIKEHHPLTPLRGLGDCTTMQPSNPLTFAMQVSKSYVLFAKKSSNYFLVQFPSPHCCVAIAVECAHMIHSLLILSGDVETNPGPNGNAAILTELQKLSAGQAQLIAEVQSLKSQLSTTDKRITDLNKRMGDLETHYQTLLPLRNDIEKTQANVINMTKKIQELETSLDDAENRSRRNNLLFYGIPDPTRNETWAESEKMIIDICNNNLGLTVQPNDIERAHRLGIHSLNRNRPIIVKFSSYKTRDALLSNGRKLKNTNYSIGEDFSRPVQYARKQLLAFAKARSDKFSLRFKTLHVGSKRYIFDASSHMVKEIA, encoded by the coding sequence atggactgttgtgcaaaacgaattactcagcaaccggcgcacgttatttactggttgtacctcaaagtcttcgatgcgacgttctccgtactatgcacgatgatccaacgtcaggacatCTTGGGTTCATTtgcaccctgcatcgagtgcagcagcgtttttactggcctcgaataCGAGATATTACGAAACAATGTCTCGAGCTGCGAGAACTGCCAGCgtcacaaacgacctaccagtgcaccgcacggccttcttcaccccgtagaaccgcctactacacctttcgaacaagtgggcatCAACTTATTGGGCCCGTTTCCACGATCTTCaaacaacaaccgctggataatagtgtgcgtcgatcaccttaccagatacgccgaaaccgctgcgataccatcttctacagctgatggcatcgctgcctttttgttatgctccgttgttcttcgccatggtccacctcaagtaatcatcagtgaccgtaGTCGCCAATCcatcgcggacgctgtggaagaattgcttcgcctctgcacttcacagttcagacattctGAACTcggtgggctcggtgactgcaccacaatgcagccatctaatccacttacctttgcaatgcagacgaccatacttgtgtttgccagcctgcagctgtcgaacatgataggcctatcctcgggggcgtcatctatgttggtgctgccgggctccgaaagcgagccaggctcctgccgcctactacgcaccaactgctcgtccccaccggatattacgtcggaggaactactatcaccggaaatcaccgtgctatggaaggccgcatcgtcatcaaccacagcatcatcaagtataaaggaacatcacccgctgacgccacttcgtgggctcggtgactgcaccacaatgcagccatctaatccacttacctttgcaatgcagacgaccatacttgtgtttgccggcctgcagctgtcgaacatgataggcctatcctcgggggcgtcatctatgttggtgctgccgggctccgaaagcgagccaggctcctgccgcctactacgcaccaactgctcgtccccaccggatattacgtcggaggaactactatcaccggaaatcaccgtgctatggaaggccgcatcgtcatcaaccacagcatcatcaagtataaaggaacatcacccgctgacgccacttcgtgggctcggtgactgcaccacaatgcagccatctaatccacttacctttgcaaTGCAGGTTAGTAAATCGTATGTCCTCTTCGCTAAAAAGTCGAGTAATTACTTCCTGGTGCAGTTCCCGAGCCCCCACTGCTGTGTTGCTATTGCTGTTGAGTGTGCTCATATGATTCACTCGTTGCTGATCTTATCGGGTGACGTCGAAACTAATCCTGGCCCTAACGGAAACGCTGCTATTCTTACTGAGCTACAAAAGCTAAGTGCCGGCCAGGCCCAGCTGATTGCCGAAGTTCAGAGTTTGAAATCTCAACTAAGCACAACGGATAAAAGAATAACAGACTTAAACAAACGAATGGGCGATCTCGAAACACATTACCAAACTCTTCTTCCCCTCAGAAATGATATCGAAAAAACACAGGCTAACGTAATCAACATGACTAAAAAAATTCAAGAGCTAGAAACTTCCCTGGATGACGCTGAAAACAGGTCGCGCCGGAATAACCTTCTATTCTACGGCATCCCTGACCCCACTAGGAATGAAACGTGGGCTGAATCTGAAAAAATGATAATCGATATCTGCAACAATAACCTTGGACTAACAGTGCAGCCTAACGACATAGAACGCGCACATCGTCTCGGTATTCATTCACTAAACCGAAATCGTCCCATAATTGTGAAATTTTCATCATACAAAACCAGAGATGCACTTTTATCAAACGGCAGGAAACTGAAGAACACTAACTACAGCATCGGGGAGGACTTTTCCCGCCCCGTTCAATATGCGCGCAAGCAATTACTTGCATTTGCAAAAGCACGTTCGGACAAGTTCTCCTTGCGGTTCAAAACACTGCACGTCGGGTCGAAGCGCTATATATTTGACGCATCATCACACATGGTTAAGGAAATTGCATAG